From a region of the Pecten maximus chromosome 18, xPecMax1.1, whole genome shotgun sequence genome:
- the LOC117316519 gene encoding LOW QUALITY PROTEIN: uncharacterized protein LOC117316519 (The sequence of the model RefSeq protein was modified relative to this genomic sequence to represent the inferred CDS: inserted 1 base in 1 codon), whose product MSSQDKLEDVNAETVNILLPAIVIIXILMFIGIIGNLLVIYFYSMTLKPTASYIFITTLATFDLISCLISMPLEIVDLLHFFTFESSGACRVLRFINYFAHIASGATLIAIAVDRFRKLCKPFERQISNRLSKTIVIFVILFAIVSAWPSVVFNSVDSVNITISGQNLVGYDCSTVRDETYLDYIKAYNAYLFFLFISAIIVLLVLYVLVGRQLYALRSFRFYSTGNKIPASRPMSTMTISSDVHSISGTTVPEMSVAETILEEEDDEEDAAIVEAFEAELRRGNLTPIEEDEDDEDEDEFEDDMDDFDEYIENRCRPTSASSMKLSSKVIKMLSNKVAPEPERFEVREIPILKPIRQCRSFTENSRRVSVHHGPRRTKSEISISSRFRQKHNMSGSMSRMTLMTGLGYSHGHESSLTDVETRVSRCASVDIDESKMRAQNINTKKFTVITVCISIAFIVSFLPYLILATMSTFNTDHEANYLSSSELVVYQIFVRSFLFNSVCNPLIYGLLNTEFKKMFLSGLRRLCCYLCDKWRINTKISPGTAR is encoded by the exons ATGAGCTCACAGGACAAACTAGAAGATGTCAATGCCGAAACTGTCAATATACTACTTCCGGCGATtgtgatta ttattttgatgtttatcGGAATAATCGGCAATCTGTTGGTGATATACTTTTATTCAATGACATTGAAACCAACTGCCTCATATATATTCATCACCACGCTCGCGACTTTTGACCTCATATCCTGCCTCATTTCTATGCCCTTGGAAATTGTAGACCTCCTACATTTTTTCACATTTGAAAGTTCCGGAGCATGTCGAGTTCTTCGTTTTATAAACTACTTTGCACATATTGCTTCCGGTGCGACTCTCATTGCCATTGCTGTGGATAGATTTCGAAAACTTTGCAAACCATTTGAGAGACAAATTTCTAATCGATTGTCAAAGACAATTGTTATCTTTGTGATTTTATTCGCAATTGTGTCTGcctggccaagtgttgtgtTCAATAGCGTAGACTCCGTGAATATAACTATATCGGGTCAGAATTTAGTTGGCTACGATTGTTCGACGGTGAGGGACGAGACTTACTTGGATTATATCAAAGCTTATAACGCGTATTTGTTTTTCCTGTTCATCTCTGCTATCATCGTGCTTCTTGTTCTATATGTGTTGGTTGGTCGACAGTTATATGCACTGAGGAGTTTTCGCTTCTACTCCACCGGAAATAAAATTCCGGCGTCTCGACCGATGAGTACAATGACAATTTCTAGTGACGTTCACTCTATTTCCGGTACGACTGTCCCTGAAATGTCTGTAGCAGAAACAATTCTTGAAGAGGAAGACGACGAGGAAGATGCCGCAATTGTTGAAGCATTTGAAGCCGAGTTACGTCGAGGAAATCTCACACCTATCGAAGAAGATGAAGATGACGAAGACGAGGACGAATTCGAAGATGACATGGATGACTTTGATGAATACATAGAAAATAGGTGTAGACCAACCTCTGCAAGTTCGATGAAATTATCATCAAAAGTGATAAAAATGCTATCAAACAAGGTAGCACCAGAGCCAGAACGATTCGAAGTCAGGGAAATCCCGATCTTAAAACCTATACGCCAATGTCGAAGTTTTACTGAGAATAGTCGTCGAGTAAGTGTACACCATGGGCCAAGAAGAACGAAATCTGAAATTTCAATATCCAGTCGATTTCGACAAAAGCACAATATGTCCGGATCTATGTCACGCATGACACTTATGACCGGTCTAGGTTACAGTCACGGTCACGAAAGCTCTTTAACAGACGTTGAAACAAGAGTGTCACGTTGTGCGTCAGTTGATATTGACGAATCCAAGATGCGCGCGCAAAATATTAACACTAAAAAGTTTACGGTTATAACTGTGTGTATAAGTATAGCATTCATTGTAAGTTTTTTACCTTACCTGATACTGGCGACTATGTCGACTTTCAATACGGACCATGAAGCTAATTACCTATCGAGTTCCGAGCTGGTGGTGTATCAGATATTTGTTagatcttttttattcaatagTGTGTGTAATCCGTTAATATACGGCCTTCTGAATACAGAGTTTAAGAAGATGTTTTTATCCGGATTAAGAAGGTTATGTTGCTACTTGTGTGATAAATGGCGTATCAACACGAAAATCTCACCTGGAACTGCACGCTGA